One Halostagnicola kamekurae DNA segment encodes these proteins:
- a CDS encoding Era-like GTP-binding protein has product MGLLKGLKDSISRVTDRLFSEQEPKRIGIYGPPNAGKTTLANRIARDWTGDAIGTESHIPHETRRARRKEGVEIERNGKSVTIDIVDTPGVTTKVDYEEFTGEMEEDDAIRRSREATEGVAEAMHWLREDVDGVIYVLDSAEDPITQVNTMLIGIIESRELPVLIFANKIDLDDSSVKRIEDAFPQHKTVPLSAKEGDNMDEVYENIAEYFG; this is encoded by the coding sequence ATGGGACTGTTAAAAGGACTTAAAGATAGTATCTCTCGCGTTACGGATCGGTTGTTTTCCGAACAGGAGCCAAAACGGATTGGAATCTACGGGCCGCCGAACGCCGGGAAGACGACGTTAGCGAACCGCATTGCTCGAGACTGGACAGGTGACGCGATCGGGACGGAGAGTCACATTCCACACGAAACGCGCCGCGCACGAAGAAAGGAAGGAGTCGAAATCGAGCGCAACGGCAAATCCGTGACGATCGATATCGTCGATACGCCCGGTGTCACGACGAAAGTGGACTACGAGGAGTTCACCGGAGAGATGGAAGAAGACGACGCGATCCGTCGCTCTCGGGAGGCGACCGAAGGCGTCGCAGAGGCCATGCACTGGCTTCGCGAGGACGTCGATGGCGTCATTTACGTTCTCGATAGCGCGGAAGATCCGATCACGCAGGTCAATACGATGTTGATCGGAATCATCGAGTCGCGAGAGCTGCCGGTTCTCATCTTCGCGAACAAGATCGACCTCGACGACTCGAGTGTCAAACGCATCGAGGACGCGTTCCCACAGCACAAGACCGTCCCGTTGTCGGCCAAAGAAGGCGACAACATGGACGAAGTGTACGAGAACATCGCGGAGTACTTCGGGTGA
- a CDS encoding DUF1328 domain-containing protein has protein sequence MLELALTFFVVAVLAGFFGLNGIAGLTMAIAKWLVLIFLALAVVSLLL, from the coding sequence ATGCTAGAACTCGCGCTCACGTTCTTCGTCGTCGCGGTACTCGCAGGATTCTTCGGACTCAACGGGATCGCGGGGCTCACGATGGCGATCGCGAAGTGGCTCGTGCTCATCTTTCTGGCGCTCGCGGTCGTTTCGCTGCTTCTCTAA
- a CDS encoding aspartate kinase: protein MRVVAKFGGTSLGSGDRINRAADSVAAAVEDGHEIAVVASAMGSTTDDLLEDITFETGDKDRAQIVSMGERTSVRMLKAALSARGIEARFLEPGSEDWPIITDEHGEVDVEETQRRAYEVAESLDDVVPVITGFLAEGTDGSITTLGRGGSDTTAVMLGKYMDADEVVIVTDVEGVMTGDPRVVEGARNVGEISVDELRNLSFRGAEVVAPSALSYKDTTLDVRVVHYQHGDLLSGGTSIEGEFQNLVDLRERPIACLTVAGRAIRNQPGVFQHLSQALGESDVNIEAVASGVDTVTFYIDEEEAERAENILHREVIARDEFSSVTVDSPMAVVRVTGGELPNQPGIISDIVNPLAEARINLQDIITSATSVALVVDWDDREETLEITQDLF, encoded by the coding sequence ATGCGCGTCGTAGCGAAGTTCGGGGGAACCAGCCTGGGGTCGGGCGACCGAATCAACCGGGCCGCAGACTCCGTCGCCGCGGCGGTCGAAGACGGCCACGAAATCGCCGTCGTCGCCAGCGCGATGGGATCGACTACCGACGACTTGCTCGAGGACATCACCTTCGAGACGGGCGACAAGGACAGAGCCCAGATCGTCAGCATGGGCGAACGGACCTCCGTTCGGATGCTCAAGGCGGCGCTCTCGGCCCGCGGCATCGAGGCGCGATTCCTCGAGCCGGGCAGCGAGGACTGGCCGATCATCACGGACGAGCACGGCGAGGTCGACGTCGAGGAGACCCAACGGCGCGCCTACGAGGTCGCCGAGTCGCTCGACGACGTCGTCCCGGTCATCACCGGGTTCCTCGCCGAGGGAACCGACGGCTCGATCACCACGCTCGGTCGGGGCGGCAGCGACACGACGGCCGTCATGCTCGGTAAGTATATGGACGCGGACGAGGTCGTCATCGTCACCGACGTTGAGGGCGTCATGACGGGCGATCCGCGGGTCGTCGAAGGGGCCAGAAACGTCGGCGAGATCTCGGTCGACGAGCTTCGAAACCTCTCGTTCCGGGGTGCCGAGGTCGTCGCTCCCTCCGCGCTTTCGTACAAGGACACCACGCTCGACGTTCGAGTCGTCCACTACCAGCACGGCGACCTTCTCAGCGGCGGGACGAGCATCGAAGGCGAGTTCCAGAACCTCGTCGATCTCCGGGAGCGCCCGATCGCCTGTCTCACCGTCGCGGGCCGGGCGATTCGGAACCAGCCGGGAGTCTTCCAGCACCTCTCGCAAGCGCTCGGTGAGAGCGACGTCAACATCGAAGCCGTCGCGAGCGGCGTCGACACGGTGACGTTCTACATCGACGAAGAGGAGGCCGAACGAGCCGAGAACATCCTCCACCGCGAGGTCATCGCTCGCGACGAGTTCTCGAGCGTGACCGTCGACTCGCCGATGGCCGTCGTTCGCGTGACCGGCGGCGAACTGCCGAACCAGCCGGGAATCATCAGCGACATCGTCAACCCGCTCGCAGAGGCCCGGATCAACCTTCAGGACATAATCACGAGCGCGACCAGCGTCGCGCTCGTCGTCGACTGGGACGATCGCGAGGAAACCTTAGAGATCACGCAGGACCTGTTCTAG
- a CDS encoding DNA-directed DNA polymerase II small subunit has protein sequence MPLEGPARIVSELTTRGYNAEREAVTLIAAAERPQPTLERVVDALPEGTLVVRSEHVRSVLEESESASGESSSRSSDSPPASSDSPASPSDSIGHDRSSGANDPTDAPLDDPSVSTGDSSRTSSSSKTDSPVETMGSTDRFDRAGDASSRSLEIANDMTGESTGTGEYKDFVAVFRDRLERLGSKLRGRFNHRPASAIQSMPGGSEAAMVGLVNDIRSTASGHWLIELEDATGTFPWLVMKDREYAGLVEELLCDEVLAMEGTLADDSGIAFVDSMSFPDVPRTYEPSTANRHVQAALISDVHVGSQEFMADAWNRFADWLHTAEAQHVEYLLLAGDMVEGVGVYPDQDEELDIVDIYDQYEAFNEHLKRVPGDLDIVMIPGNHDAVRLAEPQPGFDERLRNIMSAHDPQIVSNPSTVTLEGVSVLMYHGVSLDEVIAELPEEKANYDEPHKAMYQLLKKRHVAPQFGGHTRLAPEKEDYLIIEDVPDIFHTGHVHKLGFGKYHNVLAINSGCWQAQTEFQKSVNIDPDAGYAPIVDLDTLDVTVQKFS, from the coding sequence GTGCCACTCGAGGGTCCGGCCCGGATCGTCAGCGAGTTGACCACCCGCGGGTACAACGCAGAGCGCGAGGCCGTGACCCTCATCGCCGCCGCGGAGCGACCACAGCCGACCCTCGAGCGGGTCGTCGACGCGCTCCCCGAGGGGACGCTTGTCGTGCGCTCGGAGCACGTTCGATCGGTTCTCGAGGAGTCCGAATCGGCTTCCGGCGAATCGTCGTCACGCTCGAGCGACTCCCCGCCAGCGTCGAGCGATTCACCGGCGTCCCCGAGCGACTCGATCGGACACGATCGTTCGAGCGGTGCAAACGATCCCACGGACGCGCCGCTGGACGACCCCTCTGTTTCAACTGGAGATTCATCCCGGACGTCGTCCAGTTCGAAGACCGATTCTCCAGTCGAAACGATGGGGTCTACCGATCGTTTCGATCGAGCTGGCGACGCCTCGAGTCGGTCGCTCGAGATCGCGAACGACATGACCGGCGAGAGCACGGGGACGGGCGAGTACAAGGATTTCGTCGCCGTCTTTCGCGACCGACTCGAGCGGTTGGGGTCGAAACTCCGCGGTCGGTTCAACCACCGTCCGGCCTCCGCTATCCAGAGCATGCCGGGCGGGAGCGAGGCGGCGATGGTCGGACTCGTCAACGACATCCGCTCGACCGCGAGCGGGCACTGGCTGATCGAACTCGAGGACGCGACCGGGACGTTCCCGTGGCTCGTGATGAAAGACAGGGAGTACGCCGGCCTCGTCGAGGAGTTGCTCTGCGACGAGGTGCTGGCGATGGAGGGGACGCTGGCGGACGATTCGGGCATCGCATTCGTCGATTCGATGTCGTTTCCGGACGTGCCGCGGACGTACGAGCCGTCGACCGCGAATCGCCACGTCCAGGCTGCGCTCATCAGCGACGTTCACGTGGGCAGCCAGGAGTTCATGGCGGACGCCTGGAATCGGTTCGCCGACTGGCTGCATACGGCGGAAGCCCAGCACGTCGAGTATCTGTTGCTCGCCGGCGACATGGTCGAGGGCGTCGGCGTCTATCCGGATCAGGACGAGGAACTCGACATCGTCGACATCTACGACCAGTACGAGGCGTTCAACGAGCACCTCAAGCGAGTGCCAGGTGATCTGGATATCGTCATGATTCCGGGCAACCACGACGCGGTCAGACTCGCGGAACCCCAACCTGGATTCGACGAACGGTTGCGAAACATCATGTCCGCACACGACCCGCAGATCGTGAGCAACCCCTCGACGGTCACTCTCGAGGGGGTCTCGGTCCTGATGTACCACGGGGTCAGTCTCGACGAAGTGATCGCTGAACTGCCCGAGGAGAAGGCCAATTACGACGAGCCGCACAAAGCGATGTACCAGCTCCTCAAAAAGCGCCACGTCGCTCCCCAGTTCGGCGGCCACACGAGGCTCGCTCCCGAGAAGGAAGATTACCTGATCATCGAAGACGTCCCCGACATTTTCCACACCGGCCACGTCCACAAACTCGGCTTCGGCAAGTACCACAACGTGCTTGCGATCAACTCCGGGTGTTGGCAGGCCCAGACGGAGTTCCAGAAGAGCGTCAACATCGATCCCGACGCCGGCTACGCGCCCATCGTCGACCTCGACACGCTCGACGTGACCGTCCAGAAGTTTAGCTAA
- a CDS encoding S26 family signal peptidase: MESRRATADGFDGSDDRTVSRGGSSASSGSENARGESADGVTIEDDGLFRWFLKTDDGTVMMVRDVLTSVAIVAAIGLVLFAVSGIWPPLVAVESGSMHPNMQEGDLIFVVGEDRFVGENPVDGTGVVTLENGQESGYDKFGKAGDVVVFQPGGNERATPVIHRAHFWVEEGDNWVEQADPAIIGEDTTCSEVESCPADHAGFITKGDHNSGYDQQTGLGASSDEIVKPEWITGKASFRIPWLGNIRLLFDKYLFGAVGGTVAPQAVAGISAGAGSVAGAVTVAGKRWSDRN, translated from the coding sequence CTGGAATCTCGTCGAGCGACTGCCGACGGATTCGACGGTTCGGACGACCGCACGGTCTCGAGGGGTGGCTCGAGCGCTTCGAGTGGGTCAGAGAACGCTCGAGGCGAATCGGCGGATGGAGTAACGATCGAGGACGACGGTCTCTTCCGGTGGTTCTTGAAGACGGACGACGGGACAGTCATGATGGTCAGAGACGTCCTGACGAGCGTCGCGATCGTCGCAGCGATCGGCCTCGTGCTGTTCGCCGTCAGCGGCATCTGGCCTCCACTGGTCGCCGTCGAGAGCGGGAGCATGCATCCGAATATGCAGGAGGGAGACCTGATCTTCGTCGTCGGCGAGGATCGGTTCGTTGGCGAGAACCCGGTCGACGGAACCGGCGTCGTCACGCTCGAGAACGGGCAAGAAAGCGGCTACGACAAGTTCGGAAAGGCCGGCGATGTCGTCGTGTTTCAGCCGGGCGGGAACGAGAGAGCCACGCCGGTGATACACAGAGCCCACTTCTGGGTCGAGGAGGGAGACAACTGGGTCGAACAGGCGGATCCGGCGATCATCGGCGAGGATACGACCTGTAGCGAGGTCGAATCGTGCCCCGCGGACCACGCCGGGTTCATCACGAAAGGAGACCACAACAGCGGCTACGACCAGCAGACCGGTCTCGGTGCGAGCTCCGACGAAATCGTCAAACCCGAGTGGATCACCGGCAAGGCGTCGTTCCGAATCCCGTGGCTCGGAAACATCCGCCTGCTGTTCGATAAGTACCTGTTCGGTGCGGTCGGCGGGACCGTCGCCCCGCAGGCGGTCGCCGGCATTTCGGCCGGTGCCGGCAGCGTCGCCGGTGCCGTGACCGTGGCGGGAAAACGCTGGTCCGATCGAAACTGA
- a CDS encoding AAA family ATPase, which yields MSDDDLDMTDSDRNVELGGPDGFSTELKGSNLGDDEPNQGLFDDLLSGEPIFENKEVLRPSYTPHELPHRSDQINKMATILVAALRGETPSNILIYGKTGTGKTASAKFVSKELESTSSKYSVPCDVEYINCEVTDTQYRVLAQLANKFIEENEKRIETRLDELRSLVDSVEEFDRDHDTDAGDEQSSGDTSSPQHQTELDPTAGSNTTTEAEEETTSGSATNSHAADSTAVDDGASNAIDGDASNASDARGSIDSDTAPSGTREPTTDSPDRDDTVESADAATEQTSISAVDSTNSEKSPDPASATTSQEETSHQNSSPRAHASTEVDRTSGTTDPASSADPSSSAGDHGSADSNVDFTSGDSPVETEGFESSGDGSSTGSIEHPLEATPFDSLEDIEDRMEELEEDKESFEEVPMTGWPTDRVYSVFFDAVDYSERVVVIMLDEIDKLVEKSGDDTLYNLSRMNSELDNSRVSIIGISNDLKFTDFLDPRVKSSLGEEEIVFPPYDANQLRDILQHRSEVAFKGGALSGDVIPLCAAFAAQEHGDARRALDLLRTAGELAERSQSETIVEEHVRQAQDKIELDRVVEVVRTLPTQSKLVLFSIISLEKHGVQSINTGEVFNIYKRLCEEIDADVLTQRRVTDLISELDMLGIVNAVVVSKGRYGRTKEISLSVPLEETEAVLLSDSRLSDIDDIQPFVQARFEN from the coding sequence ATGTCTGACGACGACCTAGATATGACGGATTCGGACCGCAACGTCGAGCTCGGAGGCCCGGACGGGTTCTCTACCGAGCTGAAAGGATCCAATCTCGGCGATGACGAGCCGAACCAGGGTCTGTTCGACGATCTGTTGAGCGGCGAACCTATCTTCGAGAACAAGGAAGTCCTCAGACCGTCGTACACGCCACACGAGCTTCCCCATCGCAGCGATCAGATCAACAAGATGGCGACTATTCTCGTCGCTGCGCTACGTGGGGAAACCCCGTCGAACATTCTGATCTACGGCAAGACGGGAACGGGAAAGACCGCGAGCGCGAAGTTCGTGAGCAAGGAACTCGAGAGCACGTCCTCGAAGTACAGCGTTCCCTGCGACGTCGAGTATATCAACTGCGAAGTGACCGACACTCAGTATCGAGTCCTCGCACAACTCGCGAACAAGTTCATCGAAGAGAACGAAAAGCGAATCGAGACGCGACTCGACGAGCTCCGATCACTCGTCGATTCGGTCGAGGAGTTCGATCGAGATCACGATACAGACGCGGGAGACGAGCAGTCCTCCGGCGACACCTCGAGTCCACAGCATCAGACGGAACTCGACCCAACCGCTGGATCGAACACGACCACCGAAGCGGAGGAAGAAACGACTAGCGGATCGGCGACGAATTCACACGCAGCTGATTCGACCGCGGTCGATGACGGCGCTTCGAACGCGATCGACGGCGACGCCTCGAACGCCTCCGACGCTCGTGGTTCGATCGACTCCGATACTGCTCCGTCGGGAACTCGAGAACCAACGACCGACTCGCCGGACCGAGACGACACAGTCGAATCAGCGGATGCGGCGACAGAACAGACCAGTATATCCGCGGTGGATAGCACGAATTCGGAGAAATCGCCTGATCCGGCGAGTGCAACGACCTCGCAAGAAGAAACGAGCCACCAAAACTCTTCTCCGCGCGCACACGCGAGCACAGAAGTCGATCGGACTTCTGGTACCACGGATCCGGCTTCGTCCGCCGATCCGTCTTCGTCCGCTGGTGACCACGGTTCTGCTGACTCTAACGTCGACTTCACGTCGGGCGATTCTCCAGTCGAAACGGAGGGGTTCGAGTCCAGTGGCGACGGGTCGTCGACCGGCTCTATCGAGCATCCGCTCGAGGCGACGCCGTTCGACTCGCTCGAGGACATCGAGGATCGAATGGAGGAACTCGAGGAAGACAAGGAATCCTTCGAGGAGGTACCGATGACCGGCTGGCCGACCGACCGCGTTTACAGCGTCTTTTTCGACGCGGTCGATTACTCCGAACGGGTCGTGGTCATCATGCTCGACGAGATCGATAAACTCGTCGAGAAAAGCGGCGACGACACGCTCTATAACCTCTCGCGGATGAATTCGGAACTCGATAACTCTCGAGTCTCGATCATCGGCATCTCGAACGACCTGAAGTTCACCGACTTTCTCGACCCGCGCGTGAAGTCGAGTCTCGGCGAAGAGGAGATCGTCTTCCCGCCCTACGACGCGAACCAGTTGCGCGATATCCTCCAGCACCGCTCGGAGGTCGCGTTCAAAGGCGGAGCGCTCTCGGGCGACGTCATCCCGCTGTGTGCGGCCTTCGCCGCACAGGAACACGGCGACGCGCGGCGCGCACTGGATCTCCTTCGGACGGCGGGCGAACTCGCCGAGCGGTCCCAGTCAGAGACCATCGTCGAGGAACACGTCCGGCAGGCCCAGGACAAGATCGAACTCGATCGGGTCGTCGAGGTCGTTCGGACCCTCCCCACCCAGAGCAAACTCGTCCTCTTCTCGATCATCTCGCTCGAGAAACACGGCGTCCAGAGCATCAACACGGGAGAAGTGTTCAACATTTACAAGCGCCTCTGTGAGGAGATCGACGCGGACGTCCTCACCCAGCGGCGCGTGACGGACCTCATCAGCGAACTCGACATGCTCGGGATCGTCAACGCGGTCGTCGTCTCGAAGGGACGCTACGGCCGAACCAAGGAGATCAGCCTCTCGGTTCCACTCGAAGAGACGGAGGCCGTCTTACTGAGCGACTCGCGTCTGAGCGACATCGACGACATCCAGCCATTCGTGCAGGCCCGATTCGAGAACTAG
- a CDS encoding winged helix-turn-helix domain-containing protein, which translates to MSEPNRDDNDERERDRSHEIFAQLDDEYAREILVETVGGSRSAHELSEACDASLSTIYRRAERLIDCGLLAEQTVVEDDGNHYSVYEAQLDNITVDLDEDGFTVTIESKPTESLSDRFTNMWEGL; encoded by the coding sequence GTGAGCGAACCAAACCGAGACGACAACGACGAGCGCGAGCGCGATCGATCGCACGAGATATTCGCCCAGCTCGACGACGAGTACGCGCGCGAAATCCTCGTCGAGACGGTCGGTGGTTCGCGGTCGGCACACGAACTCAGCGAGGCGTGTGACGCCTCGCTATCGACGATCTACCGGCGGGCCGAGCGGCTCATCGACTGTGGACTCCTCGCGGAGCAAACCGTGGTCGAAGACGACGGGAACCATTACAGCGTGTACGAAGCCCAACTCGACAATATCACGGTCGACTTAGACGAGGACGGCTTCACCGTCACGATCGAATCGAAACCGACGGAGAGCCTCTCGGACCGCTTCACAAATATGTGGGAGGGACTTTGA